From the Clostridium sp. Marseille-P299 genome, one window contains:
- a CDS encoding AzlD domain-containing protein yields MQKQLIAVILMAVVTYIPRALPITIFRKEIKSNFIKSFLQYVPYAVLGALTFPDVFTSTGNVVTATCGLAVALFLAWKEKSLVIVAIGAVITVYLSQFLVVAFC; encoded by the coding sequence ATACAAAAACAATTGATTGCTGTTATTTTAATGGCAGTAGTAACGTATATACCAAGAGCCTTACCAATTACGATTTTTCGAAAAGAAATAAAATCAAACTTCATAAAATCATTTCTACAATATGTACCTTATGCAGTGCTTGGAGCATTAACATTTCCGGATGTATTTACCTCAACAGGGAATGTCGTTACAGCAACTTGTGGTTTAGCTGTAGCTTTGTTTTTAGCTTGGAAGGAAAAAAGTCTTGTTATTGTAGCCATTGGTGCGGTTATTACCGTGTATTTATCACAATTTTTGGTTGTCGCATTTTGTTGA
- a CDS encoding type II secretion system F family protein, protein MNREVKKNKEFSSEELSVFCEQIAMLLNSGIPLYDGIDMLYQEMEDKKTKEVLERLTIYMKDNMSLHEALLKVESFPEYMIHMVKVGEYSGKLEEVMHSLAAYYERETNVKVSIRNAITYPIILYCMMSIIILTLVWKILPLFENMFLELNAEISATTKQMMTVGITAGTVIAIITCIIMVFIVVTLLWKRTKHGDKALKNLVRKIRFTNKLSEEIAIGKFISGMSLMISSGINMDEALEIVKDITDHNKVKEKIVACQEKVKENIPIEEAIKETGLIAGMESRMISVAGKTGATDSAFSKLSEQYNVKTTNKLSRLSTMIETILVVCLTVMVGGVLISVMLPLVSMISSVG, encoded by the coding sequence ATGAATCGAGAAGTAAAAAAGAATAAAGAATTTTCTTCTGAAGAATTATCCGTATTTTGCGAACAGATTGCAATGCTCTTAAATAGTGGAATACCACTCTATGATGGCATAGATATGCTTTATCAAGAGATGGAAGATAAGAAGACAAAAGAAGTATTGGAACGATTAACAATTTATATGAAAGATAATATGTCACTTCATGAAGCACTTTTAAAAGTGGAATCCTTTCCAGAATATATGATACATATGGTTAAGGTGGGTGAGTACTCCGGTAAATTAGAAGAGGTTATGCACTCCTTAGCAGCTTACTATGAGCGAGAGACAAATGTAAAGGTAAGCATTCGTAATGCAATTACTTATCCAATCATCTTATATTGTATGATGTCCATAATCATACTGACTCTTGTGTGGAAGATATTACCTTTATTTGAAAATATGTTTCTTGAATTAAATGCAGAGATTTCAGCAACAACCAAGCAGATGATGACAGTTGGTATTACTGCTGGAACTGTAATCGCTATTATTACATGCATTATTATGGTATTTATTGTTGTTACACTATTATGGAAGAGGACAAAACATGGTGATAAAGCATTAAAAAATCTTGTCAGAAAGATTAGATTTACTAATAAATTGTCAGAAGAAATTGCAATTGGGAAATTTATTTCAGGCATGTCGTTAATGATTTCTAGTGGAATCAATATGGATGAAGCTTTAGAAATTGTAAAGGATATTACAGATCATAATAAGGTAAAAGAAAAAATAGTTGCATGTCAAGAGAAAGTAAAAGAGAACATTCCTATTGAAGAAGCAATCAAAGAGACTGGTTTAATTGCTGGTATGGAGAGTAGAATGATTAGTGTTGCAGGAAAGACAGGTGCAACAGACTCTGCATTTTCTAAGTTAAGTGAACAATACAATGTAAAAACGACAAATAAATTAAGCAGATTATCCACTATGATAGAAACAATCTTAGTTGTATGTTTGACCGTGATGGTTGGTGGAGTTCTTATCTCTGTAATGTTACCACTTGTTAGTATGATTTCCTCTGTTGGTTAA
- a CDS encoding DUF4860 domain-containing protein encodes MVNKERKSLIVGFISIVILLFVFAISGLILVNIGLNVYKNVVLANNANFELRTSLSYVATKIRQSDTVGRTYIEEKDGIPVLVLGEEIDGTIYETLIYHYNGYLCELFREDGMDYELDYGMEVMEINKFTIEETDDGLLKMVAGNKAGEEDSLIISPRTRR; translated from the coding sequence GTGGTAAATAAGGAACGAAAATCGTTGATTGTGGGTTTCATAAGTATTGTTATCCTTCTTTTTGTGTTTGCAATCTCTGGACTAATATTAGTGAATATTGGTTTGAATGTTTATAAGAATGTAGTACTTGCAAATAACGCAAATTTTGAATTAAGAACTTCCCTTTCTTATGTAGCTACAAAAATAAGACAAAGTGACACCGTGGGAAGAACTTACATAGAAGAGAAAGATGGAATCCCAGTTCTTGTACTTGGAGAAGAAATCGACGGGACTATATATGAGACATTAATTTATCATTATAATGGATATCTTTGTGAATTATTCCGAGAAGATGGTATGGATTACGAATTAGACTATGGTATGGAAGTTATGGAAATTAATAAGTTTACGATAGAAGAAACGGATGATGGACTACTTAAAATGGTGGCTGGCAATAAAGCTGGGGAGGAAGATAGTTTAATTATATCCCCTCGAACAAGGAGGTAA
- a CDS encoding type IV pilus modification PilV family protein, with translation MDTEKKQNSFRLPMIEMVIILGVFAVISVLIVRMFVSTDRMSTKALNISRAVIETESIAETLKGREVSEALFRDIGAVEAKNTDDTYFIYYDKYWNVLKEEVKSEAKNVIVIHFTESISEYGDMNTYQITAYESEDGEQINESDEPLCDLTVKKLI, from the coding sequence ATGGATACAGAAAAAAAACAAAACTCCTTTCGCTTACCAATGATTGAGATGGTAATTATTTTAGGTGTGTTTGCAGTCATTAGCGTACTTATTGTTAGAATGTTTGTATCAACAGATCGTATGAGTACTAAGGCTTTAAATATCAGTAGAGCTGTGATTGAGACAGAAAGTATTGCTGAAACTTTAAAAGGTAGAGAGGTATCAGAAGCATTATTTAGAGATATCGGAGCAGTAGAAGCAAAGAATACAGATGATACCTATTTTATCTATTATGATAAATATTGGAACGTATTAAAAGAAGAAGTCAAAAGTGAAGCAAAGAACGTTATTGTAATACATTTTACAGAAAGTATAAGCGAGTATGGTGATATGAATACCTATCAAATTACTGCATATGAATCAGAAGATGGTGAACAAATTAACGAAAGCGATGAACCATTATGTGATTTGACGGTGAAGAAATTGATATAG
- a CDS encoding type IV pilus twitching motility protein PilT, translating to MDLLSILQEAVRQKASDIFFIIGQPVAFKLQGVITRQDTDTLTSDQIVGLVKEMYKAADERDLNLLKDGDDDFALSVRGVGRFRVNVFKQRGTLSAVLRVVSFQLPPRDEYGIPQSIIELSNQKKGLILVTGPAGNGKSTTLSYILDEINSNRNCHILTLEDPIEYLHKHKQSIVSQREIGFDTPNYSKALRAAMRESPDVIFIGEMRDLETIEIAMTAAETGHLVLSTLHTIGAANTIDRIIDVFPSNQQQQIRIQLSMVLNAVVSQQLLPGQDGLVPAFEILEANSAIKTMIRDGKVHQIDSVIYSSAKNGMVSMDSSILELYRSGKISAQTAISFSMNQDAMRRNVN from the coding sequence ATGGATTTATTATCGATATTACAGGAAGCAGTGAGGCAAAAAGCATCCGATATATTCTTTATTATTGGACAACCAGTTGCATTTAAGTTACAGGGAGTTATAACAAGGCAGGACACGGATACCCTAACTTCTGATCAGATTGTTGGTTTAGTTAAGGAAATGTATAAAGCAGCGGATGAACGAGATTTAAACCTATTAAAAGACGGTGATGATGATTTTGCATTGTCTGTACGAGGGGTAGGGAGATTTCGTGTTAATGTCTTTAAACAAAGAGGAACGCTAAGTGCAGTGCTACGTGTGGTTTCCTTTCAGTTACCACCAAGAGACGAGTATGGAATACCACAGTCAATCATTGAGCTTAGTAACCAAAAAAAAGGCTTGATTCTAGTGACTGGTCCAGCAGGCAATGGTAAAAGTACAACACTTTCTTATATTCTTGATGAAATTAATAGCAATAGAAATTGCCACATCTTAACACTAGAAGATCCAATTGAATATTTACATAAACACAAACAAAGTATTGTTAGCCAAAGAGAAATTGGTTTTGATACACCAAACTACTCAAAAGCTCTTAGAGCAGCAATGAGAGAATCCCCAGATGTAATTTTTATTGGTGAAATGAGGGATTTAGAAACCATTGAAATTGCTATGACAGCTGCTGAAACTGGACATTTAGTACTATCAACTCTACATACAATTGGAGCAGCGAATACAATTGATCGAATTATAGATGTATTCCCAAGCAATCAACAACAACAAATACGTATTCAACTTAGTATGGTCTTAAATGCGGTTGTATCACAACAATTATTACCAGGACAAGATGGCTTAGTACCTGCATTTGAGATATTAGAAGCAAATAGTGCCATTAAAACTATGATTCGAGATGGAAAAGTACATCAGATTGATTCTGTTATTTATTCTTCTGCTAAAAATGGTATGGTTTCTATGGACAGTAGTATTTTAGAACTATATCGTAGTGGAAAAATAAGTGCTCAAACTGCAATATCCTTTAGCATGAATCAAGATGCAATGAGAAGAAATGTGAATTAA
- a CDS encoding transglutaminase-like domain-containing protein: MKLNKILTLFAILCVAFLLKGTKASAASTFYEDNENGVITITYNNKSNAKMKVAVSKGSETYYYNLGNGKNTLDIPLNMGNGSYKIRICKNISGTKYSVIESSTIELDLSDENEVFKYSNVIVNFEASDNAIKKAKELTKNCKTDTEKIKKIYDYIVKNYKYDYDKIESLSAGYIPDIQIIYKNKKGICYDLSAMMAAMLRSQGIKVKLVTGYTPNIDTYHAWNTVYDTKTKKWYTIDTTYDVAMYRAGKKYTMRKDAKDYTDVKYQY; the protein is encoded by the coding sequence TTGAAACTTAATAAAATTCTTACATTATTCGCAATATTATGTGTTGCATTTCTATTAAAAGGAACTAAGGCGAGTGCGGCATCGACATTTTATGAAGATAACGAAAATGGAGTTATTACCATTACTTACAATAATAAAAGTAATGCGAAGATGAAGGTGGCGGTTTCAAAAGGCTCCGAAACTTATTACTATAATCTTGGTAACGGAAAAAATACCCTTGACATTCCATTAAATATGGGAAATGGTTCATATAAAATTCGTATCTGTAAAAATATAAGTGGAACGAAATATAGCGTTATCGAAAGTAGTACAATTGAATTAGACCTTAGTGATGAGAATGAAGTATTTAAATATTCTAATGTCATAGTAAATTTTGAGGCTAGCGATAATGCCATTAAAAAAGCAAAAGAGTTAACAAAAAATTGTAAAACAGATACTGAAAAGATTAAGAAGATATATGATTACATCGTTAAGAATTACAAATATGATTACGATAAAATAGAATCTTTAAGCGCAGGTTATATACCAGATATCCAGATTATATATAAAAACAAAAAGGGTATTTGTTATGATTTATCTGCAATGATGGCGGCAATGTTACGGAGTCAAGGGATTAAGGTGAAATTAGTGACGGGTTATACCCCGAATATTGATACCTATCATGCTTGGAATACTGTTTATGATACAAAGACAAAGAAATGGTATACCATCGATACCACCTATGATGTGGCTATGTATCGTGCAGGCAAGAAGTACACGATGAGAAAAGACGCAAAAGATTATACAGATGTAAAATATCAATACTAA
- a CDS encoding LysR family transcriptional regulator, translated as MDINYELYKVFYYVAKTLSFSEAATELFISQSAVSQSVKVLEKRLDQVLFIRSTKRVSLTKEGEMLLKHIEPAINLITRGENQLLNSTPSGGMQLRIAASDTICRYFLVPYLNLFHKTYKEVHIKIINGTSLKCAEMLETNQVDLIVANSPNSALNNNMKILDVKDFTDVFVANPDAFPFGDKPLSLEELQKLPILMLNKLSTTSAFLHNLFLQNSLDLVPAIEISSNDLLIDLAKIGLGIAFVPDFCIKNTIDENLYVLKTEETMPTRKLVAAYDESIPLSEPANYFIQLLLNEQL; from the coding sequence ATGGATATCAATTATGAGTTATATAAAGTATTTTATTATGTTGCAAAAACACTTAGTTTTTCAGAAGCAGCAACGGAATTATTTATTTCACAATCCGCAGTTAGTCAATCCGTGAAAGTACTTGAAAAACGCTTAGACCAAGTTTTATTTATTCGTAGTACAAAACGTGTTAGTCTTACAAAAGAAGGGGAAATGTTATTAAAACACATAGAACCAGCAATTAATTTGATTACTCGCGGTGAGAATCAGCTACTTAATTCGACACCATCTGGTGGAATGCAACTTCGCATTGCTGCAAGTGATACCATATGTCGATACTTTTTAGTACCATATTTAAATTTATTTCATAAGACTTATAAAGAAGTTCATATTAAGATTATTAACGGAACCTCTTTAAAGTGTGCAGAAATGTTAGAGACGAATCAAGTGGATCTTATTGTTGCCAACTCTCCAAACTCTGCACTTAATAACAATATGAAAATTTTAGATGTAAAAGATTTTACAGATGTATTTGTTGCAAATCCAGATGCATTCCCATTTGGAGATAAACCTTTAAGTCTAGAAGAATTGCAGAAGTTACCGATACTTATGTTAAATAAGCTATCAACTACCAGTGCCTTTTTGCATAATCTATTTTTACAAAACTCCTTAGACTTAGTTCCAGCAATCGAAATCAGTAGTAATGATTTATTAATTGATCTTGCTAAAATAGGCCTTGGAATTGCTTTTGTTCCTGATTTTTGTATTAAAAATACAATTGATGAGAATTTATATGTTCTTAAGACAGAAGAAACCATGCCAACACGTAAATTAGTTGCTGCATATGATGAAAGTATTCCACTTTCTGAACCAGCGAACTATTTTATACAATTGTTGTTAAACGAACAACTATAG
- a CDS encoding phospho-N-acetylmuramoyl-pentapeptide-transferase: MLYSLFDSTNGKGIAFFGLLFAFLVTCILLELLQNVLPRDGGRAFAVNGGLSQGKPRGAGIVFILVFVVSAILFAPINRELIIYLIMLIAAMMSGYLDDSSKAPWGEYKKGLIDLIIAFVCAFTYVNFNSSKLTIMLTGQEFVLPAWLYVILAMILIWASINVTNCSDGVDGLSGSLSICTLITFYVIYISKIGDAGFGQFILLMVICLLGYLWFNASPSKLLMGDAGSRAIGLFLAVVALKTGSALLFIPCAIVLIIDGGLGLIKVALLRFLKIRILKNTRTPIHDHVRKNKGWSDTQTVFRFIIIQIVVSFILIFALL; this comes from the coding sequence ATGTTATATTCATTATTTGACAGCACGAATGGTAAAGGAATAGCTTTTTTCGGTCTCCTATTCGCATTTTTGGTTACTTGCATCTTGCTAGAACTATTGCAAAATGTACTTCCTCGCGATGGCGGTCGAGCATTTGCGGTAAATGGTGGATTGTCACAAGGAAAACCTAGAGGTGCTGGAATCGTATTTATTTTAGTTTTTGTCGTTTCAGCGATTTTATTTGCACCAATTAATCGCGAACTTATTATTTACTTAATCATGCTCATTGCTGCAATGATGAGTGGTTATTTAGATGATAGTTCAAAAGCTCCTTGGGGCGAATATAAAAAAGGACTAATTGACTTAATTATCGCCTTTGTTTGTGCCTTTACTTATGTTAATTTTAATTCAAGCAAATTAACGATCATGCTAACTGGTCAAGAATTTGTATTACCAGCTTGGCTTTATGTTATTTTAGCTATGATTCTTATATGGGCCTCCATCAACGTTACTAATTGTAGTGACGGAGTGGATGGTTTAAGTGGAAGTCTTTCCATCTGTACTCTTATTACTTTTTATGTGATTTACATTTCTAAAATCGGCGATGCTGGTTTTGGACAATTTATTTTACTTATGGTAATTTGTTTACTTGGTTATCTATGGTTTAATGCTTCTCCAAGTAAATTATTAATGGGAGATGCTGGTTCAAGAGCAATTGGACTTTTCCTTGCAGTTGTTGCTTTAAAAACTGGTAGCGCACTTTTATTTATTCCTTGTGCTATCGTATTAATTATTGATGGTGGATTAGGTTTAATTAAAGTAGCACTATTACGTTTCTTAAAAATTAGAATTCTTAAAAATACAAGAACACCAATCCATGACCATGTACGTAAAAACAAAGGTTGGTCTGATACACAAACAGTTTTCCGTTTTATTATCATTCAGATTGTTGTTTCTTTCATTCTAATTTTTGCGCTACTTTAG
- a CDS encoding phosphoribosylformylglycinamidine synthase subunit PurQ — MENVKRIYVEKKEPYAVKAKELKEEIRSYLGITKLANVRVLIRYDIEHVSDETYKSALGVVFSEPPVDILYEEKFPMNENDHVFSVEYLPGQFDQRADSAEQCVKLLNENEEPVIRTATTYVLTGDITKEDFERIKMYCINPVDSRETNEIKPETLIIPFDVPEDVIVIENFKDMKEDDLKELYESLNLAMTFADFCHIQNYFKTDEDRNPTMTEIRVLDTYWSDHCRHTTFLTELENVTFEEGYYKEPIEAAYNDYKKSRDALYQGRDDKYISLMDIALLAMKRLKAEGKLEDMEVSDEINACSIIVPVEIDGKTEEWLVFFKNETHNHPTEIEPFGGAATCLGGAIRDPLSGRGYVYQAMRVTGAADPTVPIKDTLKGKLAQRKIVTGAAKGYSSYGNQIGLATGLVDEIYHPNYVAKRMEIGAVMGAAPRKNVIRESSDPGDIIILMGGRTGRDGCGGATGSSKVHTTDSIHTCGAEVQKGNAPTERKLQRLFRREEVSKLIKKCNDFGAGGVSVAIGELADGLHIFLDKVPKKYAGLDGTELAISESQERMAVVVDKADVDAMLAFAEEENLEAVAVAEVTKEPRLVMYWRDKVIVDISREFLDTNGAHQKASAIVTIPEKEKNYFKTGASYVAAETKKALKQSAKDEKETLKSDDKSDDTIKDQWLAMLGDLNICSKKGLVEMFDSSIGASTVTMPFGGKHQLTPTQTMIAKLPVLHGSCDTVTMMSYGYDPYLSTWSPFHGAVYAVISSVAKIVAAGGNYKNIRFTFQEYFRRLGNDAKRWGEPLTALLGAYDAQIKLGLPSIGGKDSMSGTFNEIDVPPTLVSFAVNVAKNQEIITPELKQEGNSLVVFEINKDAYDLPEYEDLMKQYDQIMELVKNGVIVSAYALGAKGIAEAVSKMAFGNQFGAELDGSLTVEDLFYPAYGNIIAEVSKDKMAELTGSGATFKIVGAVIDQPEFKYRDVNISMEEALNAWENTLEKVFPTKSNVAKMNQAEKVSQNLFDAKRVFVAKNRVAKPKVFIPVFPGTNCEYDSLKAFERAGAEVNTVVFKNLDATNIKESVLAFEKAINDAQILMFPGGFSAGDEPDGSGKFIATAFRNIRISEAVNDLLKQKDGLVLGICNGFQALIKLGLVPYGEILAQNEDSPTLTMNTIGRHISKAVYTKVVSNNSPWLMKANLGDVYTIPASHGEGRFVANDAWLKKLAENGQIATQYVDLNGNPTMDEEYNPNGSYMAIEGITSPDGRVLGKMAHSERRGDGVAINITGNQNQYIFESGVSYFK; from the coding sequence ATGGAAAACGTTAAGAGAATATATGTAGAGAAAAAGGAACCATATGCTGTAAAAGCAAAAGAATTAAAAGAAGAAATTAGAAGTTATCTTGGAATTACTAAGTTAGCGAATGTTCGAGTTTTAATTCGTTATGACATTGAACATGTAAGTGATGAAACATATAAGAGTGCTCTTGGTGTTGTTTTTAGTGAGCCTCCTGTAGATATACTATATGAAGAGAAATTTCCAATGAACGAAAACGACCATGTTTTTTCTGTAGAGTATCTACCAGGTCAATTTGATCAAAGAGCGGATTCTGCAGAACAATGTGTGAAACTTTTAAATGAAAACGAAGAGCCAGTAATTAGAACAGCAACCACCTATGTTTTAACAGGAGACATTACGAAAGAAGATTTTGAACGTATTAAGATGTATTGTATCAACCCGGTAGACTCAAGAGAAACCAATGAGATTAAGCCGGAGACACTTATTATACCATTTGACGTACCAGAAGATGTAATTGTCATTGAGAACTTTAAGGACATGAAGGAAGATGACTTAAAGGAATTATATGAATCTTTAAATCTTGCAATGACCTTTGCAGATTTTTGTCATATACAAAACTATTTTAAAACGGATGAAGATAGAAATCCAACGATGACTGAGATTCGCGTGCTTGATACGTATTGGTCAGATCATTGTCGTCATACTACATTTTTAACAGAGTTAGAAAATGTTACCTTTGAAGAAGGTTATTATAAAGAGCCGATCGAAGCAGCTTATAACGATTACAAGAAAAGCCGTGATGCTTTATATCAGGGAAGAGATGATAAATACATATCCTTAATGGATATTGCACTTCTTGCAATGAAGAGATTAAAAGCAGAAGGAAAACTAGAGGATATGGAAGTTTCCGATGAAATCAATGCTTGTTCTATTATAGTACCAGTAGAAATTGATGGTAAAACAGAAGAATGGCTTGTTTTCTTTAAAAATGAAACCCATAACCATCCTACAGAGATTGAACCCTTTGGTGGTGCAGCAACATGCCTAGGTGGAGCAATTCGTGATCCACTTTCCGGTAGAGGATACGTTTACCAAGCTATGCGTGTTACTGGTGCTGCAGATCCTACGGTACCGATTAAGGATACACTAAAAGGAAAGTTGGCTCAAAGAAAAATTGTAACTGGTGCAGCCAAAGGATATAGTTCTTACGGAAATCAGATCGGACTTGCTACTGGCTTGGTAGATGAAATATATCATCCAAACTATGTTGCAAAACGTATGGAAATTGGTGCAGTCATGGGGGCAGCTCCTCGCAAGAATGTCATTAGAGAGTCCTCTGATCCTGGAGATATTATTATATTAATGGGTGGTAGAACTGGACGAGATGGCTGTGGTGGAGCAACAGGCTCTTCAAAAGTTCATACGACGGATTCCATTCATACTTGTGGTGCTGAGGTACAAAAAGGTAATGCACCAACCGAACGTAAATTGCAACGTCTTTTCCGTAGAGAAGAAGTTAGTAAATTAATTAAGAAATGTAATGATTTTGGTGCAGGTGGTGTTTCTGTAGCAATTGGTGAACTTGCAGATGGATTACACATTTTTCTTGATAAGGTTCCAAAAAAATATGCAGGCCTTGATGGAACGGAACTTGCGATTTCTGAATCTCAAGAAAGAATGGCAGTCGTAGTTGATAAAGCGGATGTGGATGCAATGCTTGCATTTGCAGAAGAAGAGAATTTAGAGGCAGTAGCAGTTGCAGAAGTTACCAAAGAGCCAAGACTTGTGATGTATTGGAGAGATAAAGTAATTGTTGATATTTCCAGAGAATTTTTAGATACCAATGGTGCACATCAAAAAGCAAGTGCAATTGTCACAATTCCAGAGAAAGAAAAGAATTATTTTAAAACAGGTGCATCTTATGTAGCTGCTGAAACGAAAAAAGCCTTAAAACAGTCTGCAAAGGATGAAAAAGAGACATTAAAAAGCGATGATAAAAGTGATGATACTATAAAAGATCAGTGGTTAGCGATGCTAGGAGATTTAAATATTTGTTCTAAAAAAGGTTTAGTGGAGATGTTTGATAGTTCCATTGGAGCGTCAACGGTTACGATGCCTTTTGGTGGAAAACATCAATTAACTCCAACACAAACAATGATTGCAAAACTTCCAGTGTTGCATGGTTCTTGTGATACTGTAACAATGATGAGCTATGGTTATGATCCATACTTATCAACTTGGAGTCCTTTCCATGGAGCAGTGTATGCAGTAATCTCCTCCGTTGCTAAAATCGTAGCAGCTGGTGGTAATTATAAAAATATACGATTTACATTCCAAGAGTACTTTAGAAGACTTGGGAATGATGCAAAGCGTTGGGGAGAACCTTTAACTGCCTTACTTGGTGCTTATGATGCACAGATTAAATTAGGTCTTCCATCCATAGGTGGCAAGGATAGTATGTCTGGAACCTTTAATGAAATTGATGTACCACCTACCTTAGTTTCTTTTGCAGTGAATGTTGCAAAGAATCAGGAAATTATCACACCTGAGTTAAAACAAGAGGGGAATTCATTAGTAGTCTTTGAAATTAACAAAGATGCATATGATTTACCAGAGTATGAAGATTTAATGAAACAATACGACCAAATCATGGAATTAGTTAAAAACGGCGTTATTGTTTCAGCCTATGCACTTGGTGCGAAAGGTATTGCTGAGGCAGTGAGTAAAATGGCATTTGGTAATCAATTTGGAGCAGAATTAGACGGTTCATTAACGGTGGAAGATTTATTCTATCCTGCCTATGGCAATATCATAGCTGAAGTATCTAAGGATAAGATGGCAGAATTGACTGGATCTGGTGCTACATTTAAAATAGTTGGCGCTGTAATAGATCAGCCAGAATTTAAATATAGAGATGTAAATATATCAATGGAAGAAGCTTTAAATGCATGGGAAAATACATTAGAGAAGGTATTTCCAACAAAATCTAATGTAGCAAAAATGAACCAAGCAGAAAAAGTTTCACAAAACTTATTCGATGCTAAGAGAGTTTTTGTTGCTAAGAATAGAGTAGCGAAACCAAAGGTATTTATTCCAGTATTCCCAGGAACAAACTGTGAGTATGATTCATTAAAAGCCTTTGAACGTGCTGGTGCAGAGGTGAATACCGTTGTATTTAAGAACTTAGATGCCACTAATATTAAAGAATCCGTTCTTGCCTTTGAAAAAGCAATCAATGATGCACAGATATTGATGTTCCCAGGTGGATTTTCAGCAGGTGATGAACCAGATGGTTCAGGGAAATTTATAGCAACTGCATTCCGTAATATCAGAATTAGTGAGGCTGTAAATGATCTTTTAAAACAAAAGGATGGTTTAGTACTTGGTATATGTAACGGTTTCCAAGCGTTAATTAAGCTTGGGCTTGTTCCTTATGGTGAAATCCTTGCGCAAAATGAAGATTCGCCAACACTTACAATGAACACAATTGGTCGTCATATATCAAAAGCTGTTTATACAAAAGTAGTATCCAATAACTCACCATGGCTTATGAAAGCTAATTTGGGTGATGTTTATACGATTCCAGCTTCTCATGGAGAAGGTCGCTTTGTTGCAAATGATGCTTGGCTTAAAAAACTTGCAGAAAACGGGCAAATTGCGACTCAGTACGTAGATTTAAATGGTAATCCTACAATGGATGAAGAATATAATCCAAATGGCTCTTATATGGCAATTGAAGGTATTACTTCACCAGATGGTAGAGTACTTGGTAAAATGGCACATTCAGAGCGTCGTGGCGATGGTGTAGCTATTAATATAACTGGCAATCAAAATCAATATATTTTTGAATCCGGCGTTTCTTATTTTAAATAA